The following is a genomic window from Streptomyces chrestomyceticus JCM 4735.
ACACCCGCAAGATGCTGGCCGACGCCTGGCCGCAGTAGCCCGGACGTCGCAGCGGCGGCCGAGACACGCCCTGCGATAAATCCGACAAAGCGACAAATGCGGACACGTTGCCCTCTAATAGTGGGGTGACTTCCCTGCCTCGTCGCTCCGTGCTGCGCACCGCCACGGCCGTGGCCGCCGGGGCGCTCGCCCCGGGGTGCGCGACAGCCCGTACGGACACCGCGTCCGTACGGGCCTCCGGCTCCCCGCCACCGGGCGGGACCGGCCCGCCGGGCCCCGGGGCGCGCCCCTCGGGAACGGCCGCCTCGGGCGCCGCCCGGCGGGCCCGCCCGCCGACCCGCGCGCCCGGCCTGCCCGTACAGATCCAGCACGGCCCGCAGCGCGGCGACGCGGTCGCCCTCACCTTCCACGGCCAGGGCGACCCGAAGACGGCCGCCGCGCTGCTCGGCGAGGCCGAGCGGGCCGGTGCCCGGGTGACCGTGCTAGCCGTCGGCAGGTGGCTCGACGAGCAGCCGCTGATGGCCCGCCGCATCCTCGACGGCGGCCACGAACTGGGCAATCACACCCAGCGCCACCTCGACCTCTGCGCCCTCCCGGCGGCCGAGGCGTACGCCGAGATCACCGGGTGCGCCGACCGGCTGCGGAAGCTGACCGGCACGATCGGGAGCTGGTTCCGCCCCTCCCGTACGCAGTACGCCACCGCACTGGTGACCCGGCTGGCCCGTAAGGCCGGCTATCCGCACGTCCTCTCCTACGACGTCGACTCCCTCGACGCGGACGACCCCGGCGCCCCCGCCGTCCAGCGCACCGTGCTGGACCGGGCCCGCGCGGGATCCATCGTGAGCCTCCACCTCGGGCACCCCGGCACGGTTGCCGCGCTGCCCCCGATCCTCGACGGCCTGCACCGGCGCGGACTGCGCGCGGTGACGACAACGGAGCTTGTGACCTGATGGCTGACCGGACCTCCACCCACGATCGGAAACGTGCCCGTACCGGCCGGCGGGCCGCGCTGCTGGCCGTCGCCTGCGCACTGACGGCGGCGGGGTGCGGCGGCGGCAGCGGGCCGGAGGCCGCCGGCGGCAGCCCCGGGGCCTCCACCCCGGCCTCGCCCGCGCAGGCCGCCAAGGCGCTGCTGCCGGGCATGCCGCCCCCGCTGGACGAGCACGACGTGTACGCGGCCGACCGCCCGAACCGGCTCGCGCCGCAGGTCAGGAACTTTCCCTCGCGCGTGTACGTGCCCAACACCGGCTCCGACACGGTCAGCGTCATCGACCCCAAGACGTACAAGGTCATCGAGACCATCCCGGTCGGGGTGCAGCCGCAGCACGTCGTCCCGTCCTGGGACATGAAGACGCTGTGGGTGAACAACAACCGCGGCCACGACCTGACGCCGATCGACCCGGCGACCGGCAGGTCCGGCCAGGCGGTGGACGTGCACGACCCGTACAACCTCTACTTCACGCCGAACGGCAAGTACGCCGTCGTGATGGCCTCCATGGACAAGGAACTGGTCTTCCGCGACCCGAAGTCGATGGAGGTGCGCAAGACCGTCCCGGTGAGCTGCGCGGGCGTCAACCACGCGGACTTCTCGGCGGACGGGAAGTACTTCATCGTCTCCTGCGAGTTCTCGGGCGAACTGCTGAAGGTCGACACGGAGCGGATGAAGGTCGTCGGACAGCAGAAACTGCCGTTCCGGGGCGCCATGCCGCAGGACGTGAAGATGTCGCCGGACGGCCGGACCTGGTACGTCGCGGACATGATGGCCGACGGCCTGTGGGTGCTGGACGGCGACTCGTTCGAACAGCCGAAG
Proteins encoded in this region:
- a CDS encoding polysaccharide deacetylase family protein encodes the protein MLRTATAVAAGALAPGCATARTDTASVRASGSPPPGGTGPPGPGARPSGTAASGAARRARPPTRAPGLPVQIQHGPQRGDAVALTFHGQGDPKTAAALLGEAERAGARVTVLAVGRWLDEQPLMARRILDGGHELGNHTQRHLDLCALPAAEAYAEITGCADRLRKLTGTIGSWFRPSRTQYATALVTRLARKAGYPHVLSYDVDSLDADDPGAPAVQRTVLDRARAGSIVSLHLGHPGTVAALPPILDGLHRRGLRAVTTTELVT